One Chryseobacterium indoltheticum DNA segment encodes these proteins:
- a CDS encoding DUF2314 domain-containing protein: MKKLLITVLFLLIAISCENKREKVQRDGEPDVVLVETEDDEMNTAIESAKKTFKSDFHQALLSKNPNFSNFTIKQKFDTPSGGGEHIWIGDIIFDYGKYHGIIQNEPMEPIGVKLGDEVVVNVENLSDWMYYDNNKVKGAYTVKVLRKTMSDEERKQMDSQGLIYE; this comes from the coding sequence ATGAAAAAATTATTGATTACAGTTTTGTTTTTGTTGATAGCTATTAGCTGCGAAAATAAAAGAGAGAAAGTGCAGAGAGACGGAGAACCCGATGTGGTACTTGTTGAAACTGAAGATGACGAAATGAATACTGCTATTGAAAGTGCAAAGAAAACTTTTAAATCAGATTTTCATCAGGCGCTTTTGAGCAAAAACCCAAACTTCTCAAATTTCACAATTAAACAAAAGTTTGATACGCCAAGTGGCGGCGGTGAACACATCTGGATTGGCGATATCATTTTTGATTACGGAAAATATCATGGCATTATACAAAATGAACCGATGGAACCCATTGGTGTAAAGCTTGGTGATGAGGTCGTTGTAAATGTTGAAAATCTTTCGGACTGGATGTATTACGACAACAACAAAGTGAAAGGTGCGTATACTGTAAAAGTTTTACGTAAAACAATGAGCGACGAAGAAAGGAAACAAATGGATTCTCAAGGATTGATTTACGAATAA
- a CDS encoding DUF58 domain-containing protein encodes MKNLYINTRFFFALIGVGILYVLAFFFPFFMILGHGILLLVFLTAFVDYLLVFRQKDAVLAQRILPEKLSNGDENAVKVDIKNNYSFKINVKVIDEIPFQFQKRDFLIKKEIQSGKNTLFQYFLEPKERGEYNFGALNVYASSPIGFVSKRFIFQKDTSLASYPSFIHLRKFELMALQNEFLLGGIKKIRKLGHTMEFEQIKEYVPGDDVRTINWKATSKTNRLMVNQFQDEKSQRIFMLIDKGRTMKMPFNGLSLLDYSINATMALSHIILKKGDRAGMMTFSKKTENKIAAENKSGQLRKISEALYNIRTDFFESDFNRLYQDVKYSINQRSLVLLFTNFETLDGLNRQMKYLRGIAKNHLLVVVFFKNTEIQKLMNTHPESMQGIYDEIIAEKFEFEKKLIIQELRKYGIYSVYTLPENLNVDVINKYLEIKARGIL; translated from the coding sequence TTGAAAAACCTATACATCAATACCCGCTTTTTTTTCGCACTGATCGGTGTAGGAATACTTTATGTTTTGGCATTTTTCTTTCCGTTTTTTATGATTTTGGGGCATGGCATTTTATTACTGGTTTTCCTTACAGCATTTGTTGATTATTTGCTTGTTTTCAGACAAAAAGATGCTGTTTTAGCACAAAGAATTTTACCTGAAAAATTATCAAATGGTGATGAAAATGCTGTGAAAGTTGATATTAAAAATAATTATAGTTTTAAAATCAATGTAAAGGTGATTGATGAAATTCCTTTTCAGTTTCAGAAGCGGGATTTTTTAATTAAAAAAGAAATTCAGTCCGGTAAAAATACGCTGTTTCAATATTTTCTGGAACCAAAAGAACGAGGAGAATATAATTTTGGAGCTTTAAATGTTTATGCTTCGTCGCCCATCGGTTTCGTTTCAAAAAGATTTATATTTCAGAAAGATACTTCTTTGGCTTCTTATCCGTCATTTATTCATTTAAGAAAATTCGAGTTGATGGCGCTTCAGAATGAGTTTTTGTTAGGAGGCATCAAAAAGATCAGAAAACTGGGACATACGATGGAATTTGAGCAGATCAAAGAATATGTTCCCGGAGATGATGTAAGAACGATCAACTGGAAAGCGACTTCTAAAACCAATCGTTTGATGGTCAACCAGTTTCAGGATGAAAAATCGCAACGTATTTTTATGTTGATTGACAAAGGAAGAACGATGAAAATGCCTTTTAACGGCTTAAGTCTTCTTGATTATTCGATCAATGCGACAATGGCGCTTTCTCATATTATTCTGAAAAAAGGTGACCGCGCAGGAATGATGACCTTTTCAAAGAAAACCGAAAATAAAATAGCTGCCGAAAATAAATCAGGTCAATTAAGAAAAATTTCTGAAGCGTTATATAATATTAGAACCGATTTTTTTGAAAGTGATTTCAATAGACTGTATCAGGATGTAAAATACTCAATTAATCAAAGAAGTTTGGTTTTGCTATTTACCAATTTCGAAACATTGGATGGTCTAAACAGACAGATGAAATATTTGAGAGGTATCGCCAAAAACCATTTATTGGTGGTTGTATTCTTTAAAAATACAGAGATACAGAAACTCATGAATACTCATCCCGAAAGTATGCAGGGGATTTATGATGAAATCATCGCTGAGAAATTTGAATTTGAAAAAAAACTCATCATTCAGGAATTAAGAAAATACGGAATTTATTCAGTTTACACGCTCCCGGAAAATCTTAATGTCGATGTCATTAATAAATATCTTGAGATAAAAGCAAGAGGAATTTTATAA
- a CDS encoding OsmC family protein: MKITLNRLNDDFLFECTNAQGNSILLDNTSQPGAKGVSPMESVLMAVAGCSGIDVVSILKKQRQEITDFKAEVEGERVAVDDAKPFKSINVKFLLEGNIDPKKALKASELSFEKYCSVSKTLEPNVEIGYEVFVNGEKVEK; the protein is encoded by the coding sequence ATGAAAATTACACTAAACAGACTCAACGACGATTTTTTATTTGAATGCACCAATGCACAGGGAAATTCAATTTTGTTAGACAATACATCTCAGCCAGGTGCAAAAGGTGTTTCACCAATGGAAAGTGTTTTGATGGCAGTTGCGGGTTGCAGCGGAATTGATGTTGTTTCTATTTTGAAAAAACAGAGACAGGAAATTACAGATTTCAAAGCTGAAGTAGAAGGCGAAAGAGTTGCTGTAGATGATGCAAAACCATTCAAATCAATTAATGTAAAGTTTTTATTGGAAGGAAATATCGATCCTAAAAAAGCTTTAAAAGCATCAGAATTATCTTTTGAAAAATATTGTTCAGTTTCAAAAACACTTGAACCTAATGTAGAAATCGGGTACGAAGTTTTTGTAAACGGAGAGAAAGTTGAGAAATAA